In Kiritimatiellia bacterium, a genomic segment contains:
- a CDS encoding tetratricopeptide repeat protein, whose amino-acid sequence MKVSVPQKPWLAAAALVLLTLAVYVPALRGGFVWDDDNHVTENPTLTSWRGLRDIWLGVRENATCQYYPLTFTAFWVQHRFWGLNPLPYHLVNVVLHGLNAVLFWILLRRWRLPGAWAAAAIFAVHPIHAMSVAWITELKNVLSGFFMLLTLLAWDDWERRRGAGPYALALLAYVAAVLSKTAAAVLPVLLLLIAWWRKPRVERRDALAVLPFCAAGLLMGAVTIWVEQKLVWGKGPGLELDSLQRILLAGRSFWFYAAKVLWPAGLNFLYPKWNLDPGRAGSWLAVVALAALFAGLWRARRRWGKGPLVAALYFFLAAPALVLLHVLYMMRYTLVSDHWIYFGSPALIALAAAGAASVLKDWKQEAAGLLALVLVLLGALTWFRGSAYRDEETLWRVTWARNPGAWLAANNLGILLAARGEHAEARRLFEEARRLEPGYAETLINLGNIEDATRGPGPALAFFEQALAVDSNSPVAHFNAGFALERLGRREEALAHYRRVLEERPNTGIAHYNMANTLSRLGRLEEAETHYRAAVDLDPQDGLALANLGSVLTRTGRFPEAVEILRRAAALRPADGLVMYNLGHALLRTRRTDEAVAALLAASRARPDLPDAARDLALVWRERGDRARAESALREALRRNPDYRPALNDLAWLLATGQGESAARRREALELAERACTPAAEASPDMLDTLAAAYAAAGRFAEAADTARRALEGAGKAGDSPLAEALRARLALYEQGRAFEEP is encoded by the coding sequence ATGAAAGTCTCTGTCCCTCAAAAACCCTGGCTCGCGGCGGCGGCGCTCGTGCTGCTGACGCTCGCGGTCTATGTCCCCGCCTTGCGCGGAGGCTTCGTGTGGGACGACGACAACCATGTGACGGAGAATCCGACGCTGACCTCGTGGCGCGGGCTGCGGGATATCTGGCTGGGTGTGAGGGAAAACGCGACCTGCCAGTACTACCCGCTGACCTTCACGGCGTTCTGGGTCCAGCACCGGTTCTGGGGCTTGAACCCGCTGCCGTACCATCTCGTCAACGTCGTGCTTCACGGGCTGAACGCCGTCCTGTTCTGGATTCTGCTCCGCCGCTGGCGCCTGCCCGGGGCGTGGGCGGCCGCGGCGATCTTCGCGGTGCACCCGATCCACGCGATGTCCGTGGCCTGGATCACGGAACTGAAGAACGTCCTCTCCGGTTTCTTCATGCTGCTGACGCTGTTGGCCTGGGACGACTGGGAGCGGCGGCGCGGGGCGGGCCCGTATGCCCTGGCCCTGCTGGCCTACGTGGCCGCGGTCTTGAGCAAGACGGCCGCGGCCGTGCTGCCCGTGCTCCTGCTGCTGATCGCGTGGTGGCGGAAGCCGCGCGTGGAGCGGCGCGACGCGCTCGCCGTGCTCCCGTTCTGTGCCGCGGGTTTGCTGATGGGCGCGGTGACGATCTGGGTGGAGCAGAAACTGGTCTGGGGCAAGGGGCCGGGCCTCGAGCTGGATTCCCTGCAACGGATCCTGCTGGCGGGCCGGTCGTTCTGGTTCTACGCGGCGAAGGTGCTCTGGCCGGCCGGCCTGAATTTCCTGTATCCGAAATGGAATCTCGACCCGGGCCGCGCGGGGTCGTGGCTCGCGGTGGTCGCGCTCGCCGCGCTGTTCGCCGGGCTCTGGCGGGCGCGGCGCCGGTGGGGGAAGGGGCCGCTGGTCGCCGCGCTCTATTTCTTCCTGGCCGCGCCGGCCCTGGTGCTGCTGCACGTGCTCTACATGATGCGCTACACGCTCGTGTCCGATCACTGGATCTACTTCGGTTCGCCGGCGCTGATCGCGCTGGCGGCCGCGGGCGCCGCATCGGTACTCAAGGACTGGAAGCAGGAGGCCGCCGGGCTGCTCGCGCTGGTTCTTGTGCTGCTGGGCGCGCTGACCTGGTTCCGCGGCTCGGCGTACCGGGATGAAGAGACCCTCTGGCGCGTGACGTGGGCCCGGAACCCGGGGGCCTGGCTGGCGGCCAACAACCTGGGGATTTTGCTGGCCGCGCGCGGCGAGCACGCCGAGGCGCGGCGCCTGTTCGAAGAGGCGCGGCGGCTGGAGCCGGGGTACGCCGAGACCCTGATCAACCTCGGCAACATCGAGGACGCGACCCGGGGGCCCGGGCCCGCCCTGGCCTTCTTCGAGCAGGCCCTGGCCGTGGACTCGAACAGCCCGGTGGCGCATTTCAACGCCGGGTTCGCGCTGGAGCGGTTGGGGCGGCGCGAGGAAGCCCTGGCCCATTACCGGCGCGTGCTGGAGGAGCGGCCGAACACCGGCATCGCGCACTACAACATGGCCAACACCCTGTCCCGGCTCGGCCGGCTGGAGGAGGCGGAGACGCACTACCGGGCGGCCGTCGACCTGGATCCGCAGGACGGCCTCGCGCTGGCCAACCTGGGCAGCGTGCTGACGCGGACCGGCCGTTTTCCCGAGGCCGTCGAGATCCTGCGCCGGGCCGCGGCCCTGCGGCCGGCCGACGGGCTCGTGATGTACAACCTCGGCCATGCGCTCCTGCGCACGCGGCGCACCGACGAGGCGGTGGCCGCGCTGCTGGCGGCCTCGCGAGCCCGGCCGGACCTGCCCGACGCGGCCCGCGACCTGGCCCTGGTCTGGCGCGAGCGGGGCGACCGGGCGAGGGCGGAGTCCGCGCTGCGCGAGGCGCTGCGCCGGAACCCGGACTATCGGCCGGCCCTGAACGACCTGGCCTGGCTGCTGGCCACCGGGCAGGGCGAAAGCGCCGCCCGCCGCCGGGAAGCCCTGGAACTGGCGGAGCGCGCCTGCACGCCGGCCGCCGAGGCTTCACCCGACATGCTCGATACCCTGGCCGCCGCCTACGCCGCGGCCGGCCGTTTCGCCGAGGCCGCGGATACGGCCCGGCGAGCCCTGGAAGGCGCGGGAAAAGCCGGCGATTCTCCGCTGGCCGAGGCCCTTCGCGCCCGGTTGGCCCTGTATGAGCAGGGCCGGGCCTTCGAGGAACCCTGA